From Anopheles coluzzii chromosome 3, AcolN3, whole genome shotgun sequence, the proteins below share one genomic window:
- the LOC120959514 gene encoding serine-rich adhesin for platelets isoform X2, which translates to MSCVRENSPPLESAPAQVPDIPITITTPETAVPVTSSSTNSDTTKRKRFHPLRNLRRIFRRRTVSAADRAPGQLGAKAAGPTHIHFATPGCSTTDATLPRTGYPITIRNESGTAPGTSQGGPGGYFKRETYRLRNSDDLDKEMSDYQRSLSEGRLVDSDISRDGLSQSHDSVFSESAGTASSLSITLKNELADVLRKRRKDRQGEVSDEDLGLPLSPITPQRKDRGMNKSEGSLSILSMTSSDLDDDRSASNASGHNLLHLDSSTSGSISMNRSEHMDESGDSSKLSHSAAKHKLAVRPKKKGPTRARTRPRESTLLPATPEVNEESLKLSSTNIASSFSPTKETNEKAHSLPYGIVPPGTSTPFAPKSSPAKEISTSKLSVGDAPAVTGSSIYVNRNISKSHEFERSADLHHLTVEGSAVPAASRKEDDGFFKRILNYSFKKKKHETSAKEDSSHSVTASPRKEDNTSSVYISSADPATVDCVPTEQIMKLSLVVGEPELSELSGYKKIKSGPAARQRVFPKDIFTAEEQQLQQQQQQQQHQQHTQRYSSNVEVNRQSVASSGSGHSLTVGEAKMPLHKSEEYLVSKTRKFSERSVDGGEGDDEESDGRKYVSHGERLKSPKVYGLSSYQQKLAKISISSQPAATPDAAKDSPSKRAKSVEKSKSFRTYTTDGVSNQLQAGGHQVPSLPNLSASLSVGNFSSNNFLETEHKFFSMTENMNTGKQRVFKDYISNADDDGESRHLSSSASLQKFEINDNNLLNPREEYYDHQPKSIVLTTNTLTPPEPTSILNKSNQNISQIEENIDKLVSSQFVSIIRSSDEGSSNERLDDIGVGANVPEFMKIQLKNRVEGTGRPAKTSSIVLTTSPTPAPPTSPAIASPTASAGQYPQQPDDAIKLQRRFSNENIEITESKPPLPPSVVGRTSLELGIPKSPPAFRKQGSGGGAAVGDLAGSKRNSMNLSQDLSDDRKVILQRRTSVTEEKIKYERRISSSSEDIKFEKKKSTSEELLEKRSSTGSNGTGNSNYNSGSSSGDELVVLRKKFIGGEREGGKDKDGTPELMKVFARRSLKLRSDDDYKVTESGKPLSSIDSDKENQSSEEKLDKVGLQQTKQQQQQQQQQHVQQQPAEHISTLVQSVAIGAPVTNGSLKNGSSVVEPAVLKNASNENGPAAPASGEPFLRKSITSKPFGVPNRFGNAPNGGQPRNATSFVEVRKTLLPSATVTVGAPVITNNNFVKSSTAQAQGDACESTTVSNNNTINTNRHTIASLNHLNSANGVGAINNNAANTATIIESDGGSGGNNGEINEFKGILQRRAEWEKRAKEGFK; encoded by the exons TACCcgtcaccagcagcagcaccaacagcgaCACTACCAAGCGGAAACGGTTCCATCCACTGCGCAACCTACGGCGAATCTTCCGACGCCGCACCGTATCGGCAGCGGACCGTGCGCCCGGCCAGCTCGGTGCGAAAGCCGCCGGCCCAACCCACATCCACTTCGCCACGCCCGGGTGTTCCACGACCGATGCGACGCTACCGCGCACCGGCTACCCGATCACGATTCGCAACGAGTCCGGCACGGCACCGGGTACTTCCCAGGGCGGGCCCGGTGGGTACTTCAAGCGCGAAACCTACCGGCTGCGCAACTCCGATGATCTAGACAAGGAGATGTCCGATTACCAGCGCAGCCTAAGCGAAGGTCGACTTGTGGATAG TGACATAAGTCGCGATGGACTTTCACAGTCGCACGATAGCGTGTTCTCTGAATCGGCCGGTACGGCAAGCAGTCTATCGATCACGCTAAAG AACGAGCTAGCAGACGTACTGCGTAAGCGAAGGAAAGACCGGCAGGGTGAAGTATCGGACGAAGATCTCGGCCTGCCGTTGAGCCCCATCACGCCCCAACGCAAGGATCGCGGCATGAACAAGAGCGAAGGTTCGCTCAGCATACTGAGCATGACGAGCTCGGACCTGGACGACGACCGGTCCGCTTCGAACGCTAGCGGCCACAACCTGTTGCACCTGGATTCGTCCACCTCTGGCTCGATCAGTATGAATCGTTCAGAACATATGGATGAAAGTG GTGACTCATCCAAGTTGAGCCATTCCGCCGCCAAACACAAACTTGCCGTACGACCAAAGAAAAAGGGCCCTACCCGTGCACGAACTCGCCCAAGAGAG TCAACCCTGTTGCCAGCGACGCCCGAAGTGAACGAGGAATCGTTGAAGCTGTCCTCCACCAACATCGCTTCCAGCTTTTCACCCACGAAGGAAACGAACGAGAAGGCCCATTCGCTACCGTACGGCATTGTGCCACCGGGCACATCGACCCCATTCGCACCGAAATCGTCACCCGCCAAAGAGATTAGCACCTCGAAGCTATCGGTCGGCGATGCACCGGCGGTGACGGGCTCATCCATCTACGTCAATCGCAACATTTCCAAGAGCCATGAGTTTGAGCGTTCCGCCGACCTTCATCATCTGACGGTGGAGGGTTCGGCTGTGCCGGCAGCCTCGCGCAAGGAAGACGATGGCTTCTTCAAACGCATCCTGAACTACAGcttcaagaagaagaagcacgaAACGAGCGCGAAGGAGGACTCGTCGCACTCGGTGACGGCTTCCCCGCGCAAGGAAGACAACACGAGCAGCGTGTACATTAGCTCGGCCGATCCAGCTACTGTCGATTGTGTGCCAACGGAGCAGATCATGAAGCTATCGCTGGTTGTCGGTGAGCCGGAGCTGAGTGAGCTGAGCGGGTATAAGAAGATAAAGTCGGGTCCGGCCGCACGGCAGCGCGTCTTCCCGAAGGATATTTTTACGGCTGAGGAGCAAcaacttcagcagcagcaacagcagcagcagcatcaacagcataCACAGCGCTACTCCTCTAATGTGGAGGTAAACAGACAGTCGGTTGCTTCGTCCGGCAGTGGCCATTCACTTACAGTCGGCGAAGCCAAGATGCCACTGCACAAGAGCGAAGAGTATCTCGTGTCCAAGACGCGCAAGTTCTCCGAGCGTAGTGTAGACGGTGGCGAAGGAGATGACGAAGAAAGCGATGGCCGCAAGTACGTTAGTCACGGCGAGCGGCTCAAAAGCCCGAAGGTGTACGGGTTGAGCTCGTACCAGCAAAAGCTGGCGAAAATCTCCATCTCGTCCCAACCGGCGGCGACGCCGGACGCGGCTAAGGATAGCCCAAGCAAGCGCGCCAAATCGGTGGAAAAATCGAAAAGCTTCCGCACGTACACGACGGACGGTGTGTCGAATCAGCTGCAGGCGGGTGGCCACCAGGTGCCGAGCCTGCCGAACCTGAGCGCCTCGCTGTCGGTAGGCAACTTCTCGAGCAACAACTTCCTCGAGACGGAGCACAAGTTCTTCAGCATGACGGAGAACATGAACACGGGCAAGCAGCGGGTGTTTAAGGACTACATCAGCAATGCGGATGATGACGGTGAATCACGACACCTTTCGTCCAGTGCGTCGCTGCAAAAGTTTGAGATCAATGATAATAATCTGCTGAACCCGCGCGAAGAGTACTACGACCATCAGCCGAAGAGCATCGTGCTGACCACAAACACGCTGACGCCGCCGGAGCCGACCAGCATACTGAACAAATCAAACCAGAACATCTCGCAGATTGAAGAGAACATTGACAAGCTAGTATCGTCGCAGTTCGTGAGCATCATCCGCAGCTCGGACGAGGGAAGCAGCAACGAGCGGCTGGACGATATCGGCGTTGGTGCCAATGTGCCCGAGTTTATGAAGATCCAGCTGAAGAACCGTGTGGAGGGTACGGGTCGACCGGCCAAGACGAGCAGTATCGTGCTGACGACCTCGCCAACTCCGGCTCCACCCACTTCACCCGCCATCGCTAGTCCCACTGCCAGTGCCGGGCAGTACCCCCAGCAGCCAGACGATGCCATTAAGCTGCAGCGACGGTTCAGCAACGAGAACATTGAGATTACGGAGTCGaaaccaccactaccaccatccgTGGTAGGACGCACCAGCCTGGAGCTGGGTATACCGAAGAGCCCGCCCGCCTTCCGCAAACAGGGTTCGGGTGGTGGTGCAGCTGTCGGAGATCTGGCCGGCAGCAAGCGCAACTCAATGAATCTCTCGCAGGACCTGAGCGACGACCGGAAGGTGATACTGCAACGCCGCACATCCGTGACGGAGGAGAAGATCAAGTATGAACGGCGAATATCGTCCTCGTCCGAGGACATTaagtttgaaaagaaaaagtcCACCTCGGAGGAACTGCTGGAGAAGCGCAGCAGCACGGGAAGCAATGGGACGGGCAATTCCAACTACAACAGTGGCTCGAGCAGTGGCGATGAGTTGGTGGTACTGCGGAAGAAGTTTATCGGGGGTGAGCGGGAAGGTGGAAAGGATAAGGATGGTACGCCTGAGTTGATGAAGGTGTTTGCGCGGAGGTCGCTGAAGTTGCGGTCGGATGATGACTACAAGGTGACGGAGAGTGGCAAACCGCTGTCCAGCATTGACAGTGACAAGGAGAATCAGTCGAGCGAGGAGAAGTTGGATAAGGTGGGTCTGCAGCAGacaaagcagcaacagcagcagcagcagcaacaacatgtCCAGCAACAGCCAGCCGAGCACATCTCCACACTCGTGCAGTCGGTGGCAATTGGAGCGCCAGTCACGAATGGATCACTGAAGAATGGAAGCAGCGTAGTAGAGCCTGCCGTACTGAAGAATGCTTCCAACGAGAATGGACCTGCAGCACCTGCCTCGGGAGAGCCTTTCCTGCGGAAGAGTATCACCAGCAAACCGTTTGGCGTGCCGAACCGATTCGGCAATGCACCGAACGGTGGACAACCCCGCAATGCGACTTCCTTTGTGGAGGTGCGCAAGACCCTGCTACCCAGTGCGACGGTCACTGTTGGGGCACCCGTCATCACCAACAACAACTTCGTCAAGTCATCGACCGCACAGGCACAGGGTGATGCGTGCGAGTCCACCACcgtcagcaacaacaacaccatcaACACGAACCGCCATACGATCGCGTCACTGAACCACCTCAACAGCGCCAACGGTGTCGGTGCCATCAACAACAACGCGGCGAATACGGCCACCATCATCGAGTCGGACGGTGGCAGCGGTGGCAACAATGGGGAGATTAACGAGTTCAAGGGCATCCTGCAGCGTCGAGCCGAGTGGGAAAAGCGAGCAAAGGAAGGCTTCAAGTAG
- the LOC120959514 gene encoding serine-rich adhesin for platelets isoform X1, which produces MSAGLMSCVRENSPPLESAPAQVPDIPITITTPETAVPVTSSSTNSDTTKRKRFHPLRNLRRIFRRRTVSAADRAPGQLGAKAAGPTHIHFATPGCSTTDATLPRTGYPITIRNESGTAPGTSQGGPGGYFKRETYRLRNSDDLDKEMSDYQRSLSEGRLVDSDISRDGLSQSHDSVFSESAGTASSLSITLKNELADVLRKRRKDRQGEVSDEDLGLPLSPITPQRKDRGMNKSEGSLSILSMTSSDLDDDRSASNASGHNLLHLDSSTSGSISMNRSEHMDESGDSSKLSHSAAKHKLAVRPKKKGPTRARTRPRESTLLPATPEVNEESLKLSSTNIASSFSPTKETNEKAHSLPYGIVPPGTSTPFAPKSSPAKEISTSKLSVGDAPAVTGSSIYVNRNISKSHEFERSADLHHLTVEGSAVPAASRKEDDGFFKRILNYSFKKKKHETSAKEDSSHSVTASPRKEDNTSSVYISSADPATVDCVPTEQIMKLSLVVGEPELSELSGYKKIKSGPAARQRVFPKDIFTAEEQQLQQQQQQQQHQQHTQRYSSNVEVNRQSVASSGSGHSLTVGEAKMPLHKSEEYLVSKTRKFSERSVDGGEGDDEESDGRKYVSHGERLKSPKVYGLSSYQQKLAKISISSQPAATPDAAKDSPSKRAKSVEKSKSFRTYTTDGVSNQLQAGGHQVPSLPNLSASLSVGNFSSNNFLETEHKFFSMTENMNTGKQRVFKDYISNADDDGESRHLSSSASLQKFEINDNNLLNPREEYYDHQPKSIVLTTNTLTPPEPTSILNKSNQNISQIEENIDKLVSSQFVSIIRSSDEGSSNERLDDIGVGANVPEFMKIQLKNRVEGTGRPAKTSSIVLTTSPTPAPPTSPAIASPTASAGQYPQQPDDAIKLQRRFSNENIEITESKPPLPPSVVGRTSLELGIPKSPPAFRKQGSGGGAAVGDLAGSKRNSMNLSQDLSDDRKVILQRRTSVTEEKIKYERRISSSSEDIKFEKKKSTSEELLEKRSSTGSNGTGNSNYNSGSSSGDELVVLRKKFIGGEREGGKDKDGTPELMKVFARRSLKLRSDDDYKVTESGKPLSSIDSDKENQSSEEKLDKVGLQQTKQQQQQQQQQHVQQQPAEHISTLVQSVAIGAPVTNGSLKNGSSVVEPAVLKNASNENGPAAPASGEPFLRKSITSKPFGVPNRFGNAPNGGQPRNATSFVEVRKTLLPSATVTVGAPVITNNNFVKSSTAQAQGDACESTTVSNNNTINTNRHTIASLNHLNSANGVGAINNNAANTATIIESDGGSGGNNGEINEFKGILQRRAEWEKRAKEGFK; this is translated from the exons TACCcgtcaccagcagcagcaccaacagcgaCACTACCAAGCGGAAACGGTTCCATCCACTGCGCAACCTACGGCGAATCTTCCGACGCCGCACCGTATCGGCAGCGGACCGTGCGCCCGGCCAGCTCGGTGCGAAAGCCGCCGGCCCAACCCACATCCACTTCGCCACGCCCGGGTGTTCCACGACCGATGCGACGCTACCGCGCACCGGCTACCCGATCACGATTCGCAACGAGTCCGGCACGGCACCGGGTACTTCCCAGGGCGGGCCCGGTGGGTACTTCAAGCGCGAAACCTACCGGCTGCGCAACTCCGATGATCTAGACAAGGAGATGTCCGATTACCAGCGCAGCCTAAGCGAAGGTCGACTTGTGGATAG TGACATAAGTCGCGATGGACTTTCACAGTCGCACGATAGCGTGTTCTCTGAATCGGCCGGTACGGCAAGCAGTCTATCGATCACGCTAAAG AACGAGCTAGCAGACGTACTGCGTAAGCGAAGGAAAGACCGGCAGGGTGAAGTATCGGACGAAGATCTCGGCCTGCCGTTGAGCCCCATCACGCCCCAACGCAAGGATCGCGGCATGAACAAGAGCGAAGGTTCGCTCAGCATACTGAGCATGACGAGCTCGGACCTGGACGACGACCGGTCCGCTTCGAACGCTAGCGGCCACAACCTGTTGCACCTGGATTCGTCCACCTCTGGCTCGATCAGTATGAATCGTTCAGAACATATGGATGAAAGTG GTGACTCATCCAAGTTGAGCCATTCCGCCGCCAAACACAAACTTGCCGTACGACCAAAGAAAAAGGGCCCTACCCGTGCACGAACTCGCCCAAGAGAG TCAACCCTGTTGCCAGCGACGCCCGAAGTGAACGAGGAATCGTTGAAGCTGTCCTCCACCAACATCGCTTCCAGCTTTTCACCCACGAAGGAAACGAACGAGAAGGCCCATTCGCTACCGTACGGCATTGTGCCACCGGGCACATCGACCCCATTCGCACCGAAATCGTCACCCGCCAAAGAGATTAGCACCTCGAAGCTATCGGTCGGCGATGCACCGGCGGTGACGGGCTCATCCATCTACGTCAATCGCAACATTTCCAAGAGCCATGAGTTTGAGCGTTCCGCCGACCTTCATCATCTGACGGTGGAGGGTTCGGCTGTGCCGGCAGCCTCGCGCAAGGAAGACGATGGCTTCTTCAAACGCATCCTGAACTACAGcttcaagaagaagaagcacgaAACGAGCGCGAAGGAGGACTCGTCGCACTCGGTGACGGCTTCCCCGCGCAAGGAAGACAACACGAGCAGCGTGTACATTAGCTCGGCCGATCCAGCTACTGTCGATTGTGTGCCAACGGAGCAGATCATGAAGCTATCGCTGGTTGTCGGTGAGCCGGAGCTGAGTGAGCTGAGCGGGTATAAGAAGATAAAGTCGGGTCCGGCCGCACGGCAGCGCGTCTTCCCGAAGGATATTTTTACGGCTGAGGAGCAAcaacttcagcagcagcaacagcagcagcagcatcaacagcataCACAGCGCTACTCCTCTAATGTGGAGGTAAACAGACAGTCGGTTGCTTCGTCCGGCAGTGGCCATTCACTTACAGTCGGCGAAGCCAAGATGCCACTGCACAAGAGCGAAGAGTATCTCGTGTCCAAGACGCGCAAGTTCTCCGAGCGTAGTGTAGACGGTGGCGAAGGAGATGACGAAGAAAGCGATGGCCGCAAGTACGTTAGTCACGGCGAGCGGCTCAAAAGCCCGAAGGTGTACGGGTTGAGCTCGTACCAGCAAAAGCTGGCGAAAATCTCCATCTCGTCCCAACCGGCGGCGACGCCGGACGCGGCTAAGGATAGCCCAAGCAAGCGCGCCAAATCGGTGGAAAAATCGAAAAGCTTCCGCACGTACACGACGGACGGTGTGTCGAATCAGCTGCAGGCGGGTGGCCACCAGGTGCCGAGCCTGCCGAACCTGAGCGCCTCGCTGTCGGTAGGCAACTTCTCGAGCAACAACTTCCTCGAGACGGAGCACAAGTTCTTCAGCATGACGGAGAACATGAACACGGGCAAGCAGCGGGTGTTTAAGGACTACATCAGCAATGCGGATGATGACGGTGAATCACGACACCTTTCGTCCAGTGCGTCGCTGCAAAAGTTTGAGATCAATGATAATAATCTGCTGAACCCGCGCGAAGAGTACTACGACCATCAGCCGAAGAGCATCGTGCTGACCACAAACACGCTGACGCCGCCGGAGCCGACCAGCATACTGAACAAATCAAACCAGAACATCTCGCAGATTGAAGAGAACATTGACAAGCTAGTATCGTCGCAGTTCGTGAGCATCATCCGCAGCTCGGACGAGGGAAGCAGCAACGAGCGGCTGGACGATATCGGCGTTGGTGCCAATGTGCCCGAGTTTATGAAGATCCAGCTGAAGAACCGTGTGGAGGGTACGGGTCGACCGGCCAAGACGAGCAGTATCGTGCTGACGACCTCGCCAACTCCGGCTCCACCCACTTCACCCGCCATCGCTAGTCCCACTGCCAGTGCCGGGCAGTACCCCCAGCAGCCAGACGATGCCATTAAGCTGCAGCGACGGTTCAGCAACGAGAACATTGAGATTACGGAGTCGaaaccaccactaccaccatccgTGGTAGGACGCACCAGCCTGGAGCTGGGTATACCGAAGAGCCCGCCCGCCTTCCGCAAACAGGGTTCGGGTGGTGGTGCAGCTGTCGGAGATCTGGCCGGCAGCAAGCGCAACTCAATGAATCTCTCGCAGGACCTGAGCGACGACCGGAAGGTGATACTGCAACGCCGCACATCCGTGACGGAGGAGAAGATCAAGTATGAACGGCGAATATCGTCCTCGTCCGAGGACATTaagtttgaaaagaaaaagtcCACCTCGGAGGAACTGCTGGAGAAGCGCAGCAGCACGGGAAGCAATGGGACGGGCAATTCCAACTACAACAGTGGCTCGAGCAGTGGCGATGAGTTGGTGGTACTGCGGAAGAAGTTTATCGGGGGTGAGCGGGAAGGTGGAAAGGATAAGGATGGTACGCCTGAGTTGATGAAGGTGTTTGCGCGGAGGTCGCTGAAGTTGCGGTCGGATGATGACTACAAGGTGACGGAGAGTGGCAAACCGCTGTCCAGCATTGACAGTGACAAGGAGAATCAGTCGAGCGAGGAGAAGTTGGATAAGGTGGGTCTGCAGCAGacaaagcagcaacagcagcagcagcagcaacaacatgtCCAGCAACAGCCAGCCGAGCACATCTCCACACTCGTGCAGTCGGTGGCAATTGGAGCGCCAGTCACGAATGGATCACTGAAGAATGGAAGCAGCGTAGTAGAGCCTGCCGTACTGAAGAATGCTTCCAACGAGAATGGACCTGCAGCACCTGCCTCGGGAGAGCCTTTCCTGCGGAAGAGTATCACCAGCAAACCGTTTGGCGTGCCGAACCGATTCGGCAATGCACCGAACGGTGGACAACCCCGCAATGCGACTTCCTTTGTGGAGGTGCGCAAGACCCTGCTACCCAGTGCGACGGTCACTGTTGGGGCACCCGTCATCACCAACAACAACTTCGTCAAGTCATCGACCGCACAGGCACAGGGTGATGCGTGCGAGTCCACCACcgtcagcaacaacaacaccatcaACACGAACCGCCATACGATCGCGTCACTGAACCACCTCAACAGCGCCAACGGTGTCGGTGCCATCAACAACAACGCGGCGAATACGGCCACCATCATCGAGTCGGACGGTGGCAGCGGTGGCAACAATGGGGAGATTAACGAGTTCAAGGGCATCCTGCAGCGTCGAGCCGAGTGGGAAAAGCGAGCAAAGGAAGGCTTCAAGTAG